The following DNA comes from Methanosarcina vacuolata Z-761.
AAACAAAGTGATCTGAAACAAAGTGATCTGTAACAAAGCGTTCTAGAACAAAGCGACCTGAAACACAACGGTCTGGAACAAAGCGATCTGAAACAATCTCATGCTTTGATGCCATTGCCTGTGCAGAAAAAACAGTTTAAAATTTGTTTTCCACTTTGAACCTCATGCTGAACTCGGTTCCGTTTTCTTTCTTCAGTTCGATTTCGCCTTCCAGCTGATTAACCAGAATGCTTACCAGTTGCAGGCCAAGGGTTTCAGGATTTTCGAAGTTTATGGTTTCCGGGATACCTTTCCCGTTATCCGAGACCGTAAGGTTAAATTCTGTACTTTTGCCTTCCGGACCTTTCTCTTCTTTGAGGCATCCGGACTCGTTGTTTCTGGAAAGTCTGATCCGAATTTCTCCGTTTTTCCCGTATGGAAACGCATGCTTCAGGGAATTTGAGACAAGTTCATTGACAATTAGCCCTAAAGGCACAGTAATATCCATGTCAAAGAAAATATCCTCCTCCAGCTCCGTTTTGAGACTAATAGCTGCATCTCCAAGCCTGTAAGTCTGGAAAAGGTTGTCGATGAGTTTCTTAAGATACGGTGAAAAGTTAAGCTTCTCAGTTCCTTCTCCTTCATGCAATTCCTCATGGATTAGAGCAATGGAGATTACCCGGTCCTGGCTTTCCCTGAAGGCTTCAAGGACCTCAAAATTCTTAACGCATTCCATGCTGTTGAACTTTTCAGCCTGGAGGTCCAGCAGGGAGGAAATTACCTGGAGATTGTTCTTGATGCGGTGGTGAATTTCTCTCTGGCGGGCAATTTTAATGTTCGCAAGAAATTCCTCGGTTTCCTTCCTTTCGGTTATGTCGTAAATCGTGCCCTGATAGTATTTCGGTTTCCCATCTTTTCCCAGGACTTTCTGGTAAATTTCGTGTAACCATCGGATTTTTCCGTCCCTGTGTATTATGCGAAAATCAACTTTAGTGTGTTTTATAAAAGGTGAATTCCGAATCCTTTCCTCTTCTTTGAGGAGTAAAGGCAGATCCTCAGGAAGGATTATCTCTTTCCACTTAGCCCTGGACATAAGTTCTTCTTCGGTATGTCCTGTGATCTCTTCAACAGCTCCGTTCATGAATATGGGAATGAAATTCTTGTCTGTCTGGAAAGCAATCCCCTGAAAATTCTGTATGAGAGAACGATATTTCATTTCACTCGCTTCAACTTTTTCCAGCGTGCATTTCCATTCTGTGATGTCTTTCATCACACCAATAGCCCTGTAAACTTTCCCCTCGTCATCTTTTAGCCAGACGCCCCGGGCTTCAACGTATATATATTTTCCATCTTTCTTCCTGAACCTGAACTCTGCATGAATTCTCGCTTTTTTCTTGAAGAAGTTCTCCATACTTTCAATCGTCTCGGTCCTGTCTTCAGGGTGAAGATGCTCTATCCAGAACGATTCATTAAAGTTTTTAAACTCTTCAGGAGAGTATCCTGTTACTTCCCGGATGGCTCCTGCCCATTCTACTTCGTGTGTATCGGGCCTGAAATCAAACACTAATTGCCCTGTCTGCTCGGTTGCGGTGCGGTATCTTTCCTCGCTTTCTTGCAGGCTTTTGCTGGCAAGTTTCTGTTCTGTTATATCTTTTACTACTCCAGTGACCCTGCTGATACTTCCGCTTGAGCCCAGTATATCGGTTCCGCTTTCCTCAAGATAAGCATAGTCGCCGTTCTTTTTTCGGAACCGGTATTCCAGATGGAAGTTTACCCCGTTTTTCATATGGTTTTCATTGTTTATCCAGAGCTTATACCTGTCCTCAGGGTGAACGTATTCCATCCATGAGTTCACACCTGCATCTTTTAATTCTTCAGGCGTGTATCCCGTAACTTCTTCAACCGAGCCGAGCAAGTCTACTTTATCAGCCATCATGTCGCAATTGTATACCATGTGCCCTGTTTTTTCCAGAATGGTCTTGTACATTTTCTCATTTTTCTTAATTTGTTCATTCAATTTATTTTTGGAACTAAGGCTCTCTTTCAGAATGTTTTCAGTCTTTCTGAGCTCGGTTATATCCTGCATTACAGTAATAATCCCAATAGTCTCCCCATTCTCGTCGCATAAGGCTGATTTATTTAAAATAAAAGTTTTTGTTGTCCCGTCCGCAACTATGAGTTCCTGTTCTAAGGTTCTCGTTCCACCATGATTCAGGATTTCATTTTCGA
Coding sequences within:
- a CDS encoding PAS domain-containing sensor histidine kinase gives rise to the protein MKDYDEEPECQEGTTALVNEDKKTNKLKASNNVACSQVQVSGEKSKISGLIFLDSPHIIENILDTMVNPISYKDKNGVFLLVNEAHSRKMLGLPKEKIIGRTLRELVRKFIESPRKYIVKKRDLLERCNEWAQIENEILNHGGTRTLEQELIVADGTTKTFILNKSALCDENGETIGIITVMQDITELRKTENILKESLSSKNKLNEQIKKNEKMYKTILEKTGHMVYNCDMMADKVDLLGSVEEVTGYTPEELKDAGVNSWMEYVHPEDRYKLWINNENHMKNGVNFHLEYRFRKKNGDYAYLEESGTDILGSSGSISRVTGVVKDITEQKLASKSLQESEERYRTATEQTGQLVFDFRPDTHEVEWAGAIREVTGYSPEEFKNFNESFWIEHLHPEDRTETIESMENFFKKKARIHAEFRFRKKDGKYIYVEARGVWLKDDEGKVYRAIGVMKDITEWKCTLEKVEASEMKYRSLIQNFQGIAFQTDKNFIPIFMNGAVEEITGHTEEELMSRAKWKEIILPEDLPLLLKEEERIRNSPFIKHTKVDFRIIHRDGKIRWLHEIYQKVLGKDGKPKYYQGTIYDITERKETEEFLANIKIARQREIHHRIKNNLQVISSLLDLQAEKFNSMECVKNFEVLEAFRESQDRVISIALIHEELHEGEGTEKLNFSPYLKKLIDNLFQTYRLGDAAISLKTELEEDIFFDMDITVPLGLIVNELVSNSLKHAFPYGKNGEIRIRLSRNNESGCLKEEKGPEGKSTEFNLTVSDNGKGIPETINFENPETLGLQLVSILVNQLEGEIELKKENGTEFSMRFKVENKF